The DNA sequence TTCACCACCACGTCTGAGGCGGTTTTCAGTCCGGTCAGATTCACCCGGGCGTTCCAGCGCAGCAGTTCATCGCAGTAAACGAGAAATTGTCGGATGGTCTCCGGCGATGTCGATAGACCCAGGGCTTCCAGGCCAACGATCAGGAGATCTTGAGGAGCAGCAGTAGTATAACCGGTTTTCCGGTTCAAGGATGCATGCCGTAATCAAAGGTGAGGGGCAAGAGGGCTTCCTTACATAGGGACGAACACGAGATTCGCCCCTCCATAACAGTATCTCTTTACATTAAAATGGCTTGCCAGTGGCATAGGGTTCCAGTCCGTGCCGCATCTATATTTGGGCAACCGGAAACTGAAAACCGCGGTTATTTCCCCAGGCAGAAGCGGGCAAAGACGCGGTCCAAGACCTCGTCGTCGACCTCCAGACCTAAGATGGCGCTGAGTTCCTGCAATGCCGAACGCAATTCCAGAGCCAACAGCTCCCTTGGCTGAGCAGTTTGGATGATCTTCCAGGCCCCTTGGAGATGGTGGCGGCAATGTTCCAGGTGTCGGCAATGCCTGGCCTGAGTGACGATCTGACCGTCCAGAGGGCTGGCGCCTCCCATCCCGGCCTGAAAAATGGCCTCTTTGAGGGCGGGTATGCCTTCGCCGGTGAGTGCGGAGATTTCTATTAGGTGATGAGGCCAGGCTGATGGGATTGCCGCTGGCTGTAATACCCGCGGCAGATCGATTTTATTCAGGACGACTAGGATCGATTGATCTCTTAAGGCTTGCAGTTGGGGTTCATCCTCCACCTGCCAGGGTTGGCTGGCGTCCAGCAGGTAGAGCACCAGGTCGGCCTGCTGCAGGTGTTCCTGAGTTCGTTGAATACCTATTTCCTCCACCAGATTTTGCGCCGGGCGCAGACCGGCAGTGTCCAGCAGGCAGACAGGCAGTCCCTGGATGACCAGATTTTCGGCGATGACATCTCGCGTGGTGCCTGGGATATCAGTGACGATAGCCCGGTCGGTCTGCAGGAGTCGGTTTAATAGACTGGATTTGCCGACATTGGGACGTCCGGCGAGGACCACCTGGAGTCCCTGGCGCAGCATCCGACCCTGGGCATAGGATTGACAGAGGGCAGTTATTTCGGATTCAAGTGCTTCCAACTGATGAACGAGAGCCGCCAGATCAATCTCGGGTACTTCTTCTCCGAAATCCAGGTCAGCCTCCACCAGGGCCAACAGGTCCAGCAGGTCATCACGCAGCCGGGTGAGGTGGCGACCCAGACCGCCGGCAAGATGAGCGGCGGCCACTCTAAGACTGGCGTCACTCCTGGCCTGAATAACTTCCAAGACAGCTTCGGCCTGAGTGAGATCGAGACGGCCGGAGAGGAAGGCACGTAGGGTAAACTCGCCCGGATCGGCCAGCCGGGCACCCGCCTGCAGGGTTAGTTGCAGGATGCGTTGCAGCACGGCATAGCCGGAGTGGCATTGTATTTCGATGACGTCTTCTCTCGTATAGCTGTG is a window from the Desulfobacca acetoxidans DSM 11109 genome containing:
- the mnmE gene encoding tRNA uridine-5-carboxymethylaminomethyl(34) synthesis GTPase MnmE, which produces MKRHTIAAISTPPGEGGIGIVRLSGPDSRAIADRIFRPARPHTPTWPARRLILGQIVSPEDGQAVDEVLLAFMPRPHSYTREDVIEIQCHSGYAVLQRILQLTLQAGARLADPGEFTLRAFLSGRLDLTQAEAVLEVIQARSDASLRVAAAHLAGGLGRHLTRLRDDLLDLLALVEADLDFGEEVPEIDLAALVHQLEALESEITALCQSYAQGRMLRQGLQVVLAGRPNVGKSSLLNRLLQTDRAIVTDIPGTTRDVIAENLVIQGLPVCLLDTAGLRPAQNLVEEIGIQRTQEHLQQADLVLYLLDASQPWQVEDEPQLQALRDQSILVVLNKIDLPRVLQPAAIPSAWPHHLIEISALTGEGIPALKEAIFQAGMGGASPLDGQIVTQARHCRHLEHCRHHLQGAWKIIQTAQPRELLALELRSALQELSAILGLEVDDEVLDRVFARFCLGK